The sequence GTGAGGTCCACGCCCTCGCGCGCGAGCTTGCCCACCAGCCCCGCCGCCTCACCCCGGCTCGCGAAGCCTCCGCCTCGCAGGCCCACCGGGTCCTGCGGCGGCACGTGCATGGCCACCACGTGCACTCCGTCCCGCGATGCCTGGAGCCACGTCTCGAGCTGCTCCTCCACCGACGGGTCCAGGGTTCCGTTGCTGGAGTCCACCACCGTGAAGCGCACGCCCCGGAAGGTGAAGCTCTGGCTGCCCCGGCCCACGAGCGCGGTGTACTCCTCCGCGTCCTTCGCGAAGGTCTCGTGGTTGCCCAGCGTCGCGTACAGCGGAATCCGCGAGCCGGCCTCCAGCCGCTCCTGGAACTCCAGCAGCTCCTCGCGGCTGCCTCCCTCCGTCAGGTCTCCGGCGAAGAGGATGAAGCGCAGCGTGTCGTCCTTCTGCATGCGCGCGTAGATGTCGCCCACGCGCGGCAGAGCCTCCTGCACGTCGGCCAGCGCGGCGAAGCGGAAGGGCTCTCGCGTCTGCCAGTCCGGCGGCGCCACCGAGAGACGCGCCGTGGCGCCCGGGCGCAGGGACACGCGCCACTGCTTCACGGTGGGCAGCGCTTGCGGCAGGGCCTCCACGGAGAGGATTTCGCCTCCGTCGAGCTCGGCGGAGAGCTCCGCGTCCGGCATGGCGTTGCGCAAGGTGAGCACCCAGTCGGACGGTGCCTCCGCCGCGAGTGTGGCGCGCGCGGTGAAGGCCGGCGCGTTGCCCCAGAGCATCAACGTCCCCGGAGCCACGTCGCGCACGGCGGCGAGCCCGTCCTCCACTTCGAGCGACAGACCTCCGCCCTCGGCGCGGCCCACCTTCGTGTCGCGGATGGCGCGGTTCTCCGCGGGCCGCATGCAGCCGGAGAGAATCAGCGCGCCTACCGCGCCAATACCCAGTGCGCGCCTCACCGCGCTCCCACCATGGCGAGGGCTGCCCGCATGGCGGCCTCGCGCGAATCGACTGTTTCGCCGAGCTGACTCCTCGCGCCCTGAGCTGGCGCTTCCGCAACCGTGTTGCGCTGGCTTCGCGCATCCCTCGCGGAGGCGTAGCCCCAGCGACGGCCGAGCTGCGCCCACTCCCTGGCGGAGGTGTCGTGCTGACCACCCGCGTGCCTCGTGGCCACGTAGCGCGGAGGAGGACCCATGCCAAACCAACTGTTCGCGCTCGTCACGACTCACCTCCCACCGCGTAGATAAGGGACAGACGTCCCACGATGGCGCCTCCCGCCTGCACCTCGGCGGCGACGCCCCAGTCTTTCGTCAGCAGCGCACGGCCTCGCAGGCCGAAGTTGCCCACCACTCCGCCGCCTCGCGTGCGCATGCCTCCCGCGAAGCCGTCCTTCCGGTGGTCGTAGTAGAGGAGCGCGTCGCCCCGCACCGGACCGCCGCGCCCCAGCCACACGCCGTAGCCGAACGTGAAGAGGAGCTGTTCATCCAGGTTCCCGTCACTCACCGCGCCCGGGTAGCTGTACCCCTGCAGCGACGTGCCGATGCTCGCCTCCGCGAAGGAGCCCGCCAGTGCCGGGCTCACTCGCACCATGGCGTAGCGGCCTCGCAGGCCCACCTCGCCTCCGGCCATGGTGAAGCCTTCCGTCGGGTAGCGGTGGAAGAGGCCGTACAGCTCCGCATCCAATGACGTGCCGTCCGAGCCATTGCGCGCGCCCTCGGGCTCGCCGATGAGCCGGTACGCACCGCCGAAGCGCACCTGCGTGTTGCCCTCGCCTGGAGCCAGCCGCGCGGTGGCCTCCAGCTTCACCGAGTCCAGACGCGCCAGGGCGCCCAGCGAGATGAAGTGGCTGTACTCGAAGGCCGGGTCGTTCACGTACTGGTAGCCCATCTCCAGTTCCAGCGGCGGCAGCGACGACGCAGGCACGCCCGGGTCGAAGGCCGGCGACGTCACCGCGTAGAGGTTCGCGAGCGCCGAGATGCCGAACACGCTGAAGCCAGCCAGCGTCACCGCGTACAGCGGAGCAATGGTGCGCCGAGACGCACCCGTGAAGACGATGGGCACACCACCGGCCGCGATGAGCCCGAGGCCCGTGCCCTCCAGCGCCCAGAGCTGCTTCGCCGTATGCCCGTCCCCCGCGAGCCACGGGCCCAGTCCGTGGAACAGGAGCCCGGGCAACACCGAGGCGGCCACAGGCAGCGGCTGAAAGGTGCGCGGCGCCATCGGCGAGAGTGGCGTGAGGCCCGGAGACAGGACGTTGTCGCCAGCGCGTGGAGCGACTGGAGGAGAGAGCGGGCCCGACTCCGAGACAGCGGGCACCCCCTCTGCACCATCGCTCACCGCGAGCACGGTTGACGCCCGCGCGGCATCATCCCCCGCGCTCACCTTCGAAGTCGTGGCAGCAGTTCCACTGCCGTCGAGCATCGTCGAAGCTCCGGCGGCAGCGCCGTCGCCCGCGCGCATCGTCGCGACCTCGGCAGCGGCCCCCTGCCCCGCGAGCACCGCTGAAGCTCCCGCCGCGGCACCATCCCCCGCGAGCGCCGCGCTGGCGCGCACCTCGGACTCGGGGACAGCGTGCGCGGCCGCCTCCGTCGCTTCCTCCCGCGACACCGGCGCGGCACCGCCAGGCCCCATCGCCCCGCGCGCCGCGAGCCCCTGCTCTCCACCCACCCGAATCGGCGGAACGGACGCGGGCAGCCGCACCGGCACATCCCTCGGCACATCCAGCCCGCCCAGCTCCGGCCCCTGCGACAACAGGTCGAACGCGGACTGAGCCCGGGCCATCGACGGCATCACCGCCAGCACCCACATCAAGGCCAGCGCGGTCCTCCGTGACCGCGGGGAGAGCTCGGACTCCATCGGCTTCGCCTCTTTCTCCCGCGAAGGGCTGCCCACCCTCCACCCGCCGGCCCCGCCGGACGTGCCCGCCTACATAACGGCCAGCCCGTCGCGCGTCCCATACGCGGCATTTAAGAAGTGTGAAGCCAGCCGACAGCCCCGCTCACCCCACCCGAAATCCTCACGAATTCCAGCCGGTTGCACCGCCCTCCAGATACTTAACCCCCTCAACCAATCATTCTGAGACGGGGCGGGGCTCACTCCGAGAGTCCCACTCCCCACCCGGAAAGCCCGGCGGTGTCTCGCGGCACCCGTTCACCCGGCCAAGAAGCTGATCCAAGCACTCCCAGCGAAAACTTCGCGTGCCGTGCGAGCGGGAACAACGACATTCTCCGGAACGGGAGTATGCTCAGCCTCCCTTCATCTTCTTCCTTTCCTGGCCCAGCACCCGTGGCGGAAACCAGCCCCCAGCAATTCGGCAAGTACGTCCTGCTATCGAAGATTGCCGCGGGCGGCATGGCGGTCACCTATCGCGCGCGCATGACGGGTGCGGCCGGTGTCACCAAGCCGTGCGTCATCAAGCAGATCCTCCCGCACTTCGTCGATGACTCCGACTTCGTCGAGATGTTCATCGGCGAGGCGCGGCTGGTCGCGAGCATGAGCCACAGCAACATCGCCCAGGTCTTCGACTTCGGCGAGGTGGACGGCCAGTACTTCATCGCCATGGAGCTGGTGCAGGGCCAGCCCCTGTCCAAGGTGCTCCGCCGCGCGCAGAAGGCCGGCATGGGCTTCTTCCCGGAGCCGCTCGCGCTGCACATCGCCAGCAAGCTGTGCGACGGCCTGGACTACGCGCACCGGCACGTGGGCGAGGACGGCATGGAGATGGGGCTCGTCCACCGCGACGTGTCCCCCGACAACGTCCTCATCTCCTACGAGGGCGAGGTCAAGGTCATCGACTTCGGCATCGCCAAGGCCACCAGCGTCGTCGAGGCGAAGACGTCCCCCGGCACCCTCAAGGGCAAGTACCCATACTTCTCCCCCGAGCAGGCGCAGGGACGGCAGGACCTGGACGCGCGCACGGACGTGTACGCCGCGGGCGTCGTCCTCTACGAGATGGTGTGCGGCAGGCGGCCCTACGAAGGCGAGTTCGTCGCCGTGCTGCCCCGCATCGTCAGCGGCGACTGCCTGCCTCCGTCGGCCGTCAACCCGTCGGTGAGCGCGGAGCTGGAGACGGTCATCTCCCACGCGATGGCCATCGACCGCGACTCGCGCTACCAGACGGGGAAGGAGCTGAGCGAGTCGCTGGTGGAGCTGCTCTACCGCGACAACCCGCGCTTCACGCCGGCCATGCTGTCGCAGCTCATGGCCTACCTCTTCGCCGAGGAGCTGGCCGCGGAAGGGCGCAAGGCGCCGGAAGTCACCCCCGCCTTCAAGGAGCAGCTCGCGCTGTGGCAGACGGGTTACGCGGAGCCCTCGCAGGGCCGCGCGCGTCCGCTCTCCAGCAACTCGCAGCGCTCCTCACCCGGCAGCCCCGGCGTGCGCAAGCCGCCCAGCGACGGTGGAGGCCGCCCCACCAGCGAGCGCCGCTCTCCCACCAGCAACCCGGCCGTGCGCCGCGTCACCAGCTCCGGCGGCATGCGCCGGGTGACGAACCCCAACATGCCCCGCTCGGAGGGCGGCGCGCGCCGGCCCACCACTTCGGAGCGCTCCGCTCCGCCCGTGCCCGAGCTGCCCGACGAGCCGAGCACCGACGCCGGCCTCGTCGAGGGCGTCGTCCCCACGCTCGCCGCGCCGCGCGACACTCCGGTGGAGACGCCCGCCGTCGACATCTCGGCGATGATGCCCTCCGGCGCCGTCAACCGCCCTCCGCCCGCGCGCGGGCCCAACGGCTTCCGCACCGCCGCTGACGAGGCCCGCGACAAGCTGGCGGCGGAAGAGGCCGAGCGCGCCTCGAAGCGCCAGCAGCAGGTGCGCACGCTGAGCGTCTACATCTTCGGCTCCGCCGCCGTGCTGCTCGTCATCGGGCTGCTCTACAACTTCGTCTTCAAGTCGGACTGGGTGCCCGGCGAGTCCGAGGCCACCACCACGCTGTGGGTGACGTCCAAGCCCGCGGGCGCGCAGGTGAAGCTCAACAACCACGAGCTCGTCGGCCGCACGCCCCTCATGGTGGAGGGCGTCATCGTCGGCCAGGCCAACACGCTGGTGCTGACGCTGCCCGGCCACCTCGCGTGGACGCGGCGCTTCACGCCCACCTCGAAGCTGGTGGAGCCCATCAACGCGGAGCTGCAGCCGCTCAACCCGCCCGCGACGCCGCCCGAGCTCCCGGTGGCCGCCAACCCCACCGCTGACGCGGGCACCGAGGCCCAGGCCGTCGCGACGCCGGACGCCGGAGCCGTGGTGGCCGCCGCCGAGACACCGGACGCGGGAGCCGAGGCCGCACAGGCCGGCGACGCGGAGCTGCGCGCGCTGCACGAGGTGGACTACCCCACGCGCGTGCTGGTGCTGCGGCCCATGTACAACGCCGCGCCCATTCCCGAGTACAACGCCGCGTCCATCGACCTGAACCCGGGCGCCGCGTACTCGGTGTGGACGGAGGGCAACGCCTCCCTCGCCGAGGGGCGCGGCACCGCGTCCGGCACGCTGGCCTATTACGCGGAGGGCGACCTGCCCGCGGACAACAGCTTCGGCCTGCTCAGCGCGAGCATGCGCACCATCAAGGGCGCGAAGAAGCTCTACGTGTTCGCCCTGGATGACAACGGGCCGGACGACAACAGCGGCACCATCCGCGTCAACCTCCGCCAGTCCGCGTACGTGCCGCCGCGCTCGTTCAACTTCGACGCGAAGACGAACGCGGTGCAGCTCAAGCCTGAGCACCAGGTGGTG comes from Pyxidicoccus parkwaysis and encodes:
- a CDS encoding metallophosphoesterase family protein, translating into MRPAENRAIRDTKVGRAEGGGLSLEVEDGLAAVRDVAPGTLMLWGNAPAFTARATLAAEAPSDWVLTLRNAMPDAELSAELDGGEILSVEALPQALPTVKQWRVSLRPGATARLSVAPPDWQTREPFRFAALADVQEALPRVGDIYARMQKDDTLRFILFAGDLTEGGSREELLEFQERLEAGSRIPLYATLGNHETFAKDAEEYTALVGRGSQSFTFRGVRFTVVDSSNGTLDPSVEEQLETWLQASRDGVHVVAMHVPPQDPVGLRGGGFASRGEAAGLVGKLAREGVDLTLYGHIHSYYSFTNAGIPAFISGGGGAIPETFDGVGRHYLAVDVDASEGLREVSLVRVD
- a CDS encoding protein kinase domain-containing protein, coding for MAETSPQQFGKYVLLSKIAAGGMAVTYRARMTGAAGVTKPCVIKQILPHFVDDSDFVEMFIGEARLVASMSHSNIAQVFDFGEVDGQYFIAMELVQGQPLSKVLRRAQKAGMGFFPEPLALHIASKLCDGLDYAHRHVGEDGMEMGLVHRDVSPDNVLISYEGEVKVIDFGIAKATSVVEAKTSPGTLKGKYPYFSPEQAQGRQDLDARTDVYAAGVVLYEMVCGRRPYEGEFVAVLPRIVSGDCLPPSAVNPSVSAELETVISHAMAIDRDSRYQTGKELSESLVELLYRDNPRFTPAMLSQLMAYLFAEELAAEGRKAPEVTPAFKEQLALWQTGYAEPSQGRARPLSSNSQRSSPGSPGVRKPPSDGGGRPTSERRSPTSNPAVRRVTSSGGMRRVTNPNMPRSEGGARRPTTSERSAPPVPELPDEPSTDAGLVEGVVPTLAAPRDTPVETPAVDISAMMPSGAVNRPPPARGPNGFRTAADEARDKLAAEEAERASKRQQQVRTLSVYIFGSAAVLLVIGLLYNFVFKSDWVPGESEATTTLWVTSKPAGAQVKLNNHELVGRTPLMVEGVIVGQANTLVLTLPGHLAWTRRFTPTSKLVEPINAELQPLNPPATPPELPVAANPTADAGTEAQAVATPDAGAVVAAAETPDAGAEAAQAGDAELRALHEVDYPTRVLVLRPMYNAAPIPEYNAASIDLNPGAAYSVWTEGNASLAEGRGTASGTLAYYAEGDLPADNSFGLLSASMRTIKGAKKLYVFALDDNGPDDNSGTIRVNLRQSAYVPPRSFNFDAKTNAVQLKPEHQVVLRGLNPRSTYLFTVRDDFAELRSSANGRVRQVLCVERGPDADSVRSTHRLLETGKRYQVTGAEDLRCTFPDSKLTDNQGAIEVDVVDVTVMSRKERAEALKGSRRSER